The following coding sequences lie in one Erwinia amylovora genomic window:
- the rluA gene encoding bifunctional tRNA pseudouridine(32) synthase/23S rRNA pseudouridine(746) synthase RluA gives MEPYNPPLEPWLHVLYQDEHIIVVNKPSGLLSVPGRLAEYKDSVMTRVQRDYPAAESVHRLDMATSGVMVVALTKAAERELKRQFREREPQKTYVARVWGHPQPESGSVDLPLICDWPNRPKQKVCFETGKSAQTEYQVLDYASDHSARVRLKPVTGRSHQLRVHMLALGHPILGDNFYAHDEARAMAPRLQLHAESLSITHPHYRTPMTFRQPADF, from the coding sequence ATGGAACCCTACAATCCCCCGCTGGAACCCTGGCTGCACGTCCTCTATCAGGACGAACACATCATCGTGGTGAACAAACCCAGCGGCCTGCTGTCGGTGCCGGGACGGCTTGCCGAGTACAAGGACAGCGTGATGACGCGCGTGCAGCGTGATTATCCGGCGGCAGAATCGGTTCACCGTCTGGATATGGCCACCAGCGGCGTGATGGTGGTGGCGTTAACCAAAGCCGCCGAGCGCGAGCTGAAGCGCCAGTTCCGCGAACGCGAGCCGCAAAAAACCTATGTGGCGCGCGTTTGGGGGCATCCGCAGCCGGAAAGCGGATCGGTGGATTTACCGCTGATTTGCGACTGGCCGAACAGGCCCAAACAGAAGGTGTGTTTTGAAACAGGTAAATCTGCGCAGACTGAATATCAGGTGCTGGACTACGCCAGCGATCACAGCGCGCGCGTCCGGCTAAAACCTGTTACCGGGCGCTCGCACCAGCTGCGCGTGCATATGCTGGCGCTTGGCCATCCGATCCTGGGCGATAACTTCTATGCTCATGATGAAGCGCGGGCGATGGCACCGCGACTGCAACTGCATGCCGAAAGCCTGAGCATCACCCATCCGCACTACCGCACGCCGATGACCTTTCGCCAGCCGGCAGATTTTTGA